A genomic segment from Actinoplanes sichuanensis encodes:
- a CDS encoding glycosyltransferase family 2 protein — translation MISVIAPIYNEGPGVDRFVERLGEVLGAASLDYELVLVDDGSADDSWSRISRQALVDPRVRGLRLSRNFGKEAALLAGLDHAAGDAVVIIDSDLQHPPSAIPAMVRRWQDGAQVVEAVKRNRTGQRLGNRLGSRLFNRTFTRFTGVDLVDATDFRLLGRPAVDALRRMPEHSSFFRGTSSWIGFTRATVEIDIDHREGGASRWTVRGLCRLAVNGLTSFTSAPLHMVTLAGFGFAVFAVVLGIQTLVRWMSGGSVAGFTTVILLLLVTGTFVLIGLGVIGEYLARIHEEVRGRPRYLLQERAESTVPERWVVEQRAER, via the coding sequence GTGATCTCGGTGATCGCGCCGATCTACAACGAGGGGCCGGGCGTCGACAGGTTCGTCGAACGGCTCGGCGAGGTCCTCGGAGCCGCCTCCCTCGATTACGAGCTGGTCCTCGTCGACGACGGCTCGGCCGACGACTCGTGGTCCCGGATCTCCCGGCAGGCGCTGGTCGACCCGCGGGTCCGCGGCCTGCGGCTGTCCCGCAACTTCGGCAAGGAGGCCGCCCTGCTGGCCGGGCTGGACCATGCCGCCGGCGACGCCGTCGTGATCATCGACTCGGACCTGCAGCATCCGCCGTCGGCCATCCCGGCGATGGTCCGGCGCTGGCAGGACGGCGCCCAGGTGGTCGAGGCTGTCAAGCGCAACCGGACCGGCCAGCGGCTCGGCAACCGGCTCGGCTCCCGGCTGTTCAACCGCACGTTCACCAGGTTCACCGGCGTCGACCTGGTCGACGCCACCGACTTCCGGCTGCTCGGCCGCCCGGCCGTCGACGCGCTGCGGCGGATGCCGGAACACTCGTCGTTCTTCCGCGGAACCAGCAGCTGGATCGGCTTCACCCGGGCCACCGTCGAGATCGACATCGACCACCGGGAGGGCGGCGCGTCCCGGTGGACCGTGCGCGGCCTGTGCCGCCTGGCGGTCAACGGCCTGACGTCGTTCACCTCGGCGCCGTTGCACATGGTGACGCTGGCCGGCTTCGGGTTCGCCGTGTTCGCCGTCGTCCTCGGCATTCAGACGCTGGTCCGTTGGATGAGCGGCGGCTCGGTGGCCGGCTTCACCACGGTCATCCTGTTACTGCTGGTGACCGGGACGTTCGTCCTGATCGGCCTCGGCGTCATCGGCGAATACCTGGCCCGCATCCACGAGGAGGTCCGTGGCCGGCCCCGGTACCTGCTCCAGGAGCGGGCCGAATCGACGGTTCCGGAACGCTGGGTGGTCGAACAGCGTGCCGAACGCTGA
- a CDS encoding GtrA family protein, whose protein sequence is MPNADTAVRIVRYGVSGVLSALTHFTVGLGASVLVGMPPVPASTIGFAASVAVSYLLQRAWVFRSGAAHTVTGPRFLTVTAAAFGLNTAILWAGTSLFGAPYPLVQAVAILLIPGLNYILNSRWTFI, encoded by the coding sequence GTGCCGAACGCTGACACCGCGGTACGGATCGTCCGTTACGGGGTGAGTGGCGTCCTGAGTGCACTCACCCATTTCACCGTCGGGCTCGGCGCCTCGGTGCTGGTCGGGATGCCGCCGGTGCCGGCCTCGACGATCGGCTTCGCGGCCAGTGTCGCGGTCTCCTACCTGCTGCAGCGAGCGTGGGTGTTCCGGTCCGGCGCCGCACACACGGTCACCGGGCCGCGATTCCTCACCGTCACGGCTGCGGCCTTCGGCCTGAACACCGCGATCCTGTGGGCCGGGACGTCGCTGTTCGGCGCCCCGTATCCGCTGGTCCAGGCGGTCGCGATCCTGCTGATCCCGGGGCTGAACTACATCCTCAACTCACGGTGGACCTTCATCTGA
- a CDS encoding nucleotide sugar dehydrogenase has product MSYDVVILGLGYVGLPLAQQAIRAGMSVLGFDIDQTVVRALAEGRSHVDDLSDTDVEKMLAGGFLPTSDETLIGQARTAVICVPTPLAEGDGPDLRAVLGATSAIGRNLRPGMLVVLESTTYPGTTDEEVRPRLEQLSGLTAGIDFHLAFSPERIDPGNEVYGAHNTPKVVGGYTPACTDRAEAFYGRFVETVVRTRSTREAETAKLLENTYRHVNIALVNEMARFCHELDIDLWDVIHAASTKPFGFQAFYPGPGVGGHCIPIDPNYLSHNVRSKLGYPFRFVELAQEINTTMPAYVARRAQNLLNADGHAVRGATVLLLGITYKANIADQRESPAAPLARQLAALGATVAYHDPHVTTWELDGVPVSRTDDLEGAAASADLVILVQNHRQYDPDQLARIAKRFFDTRGVTTAREAHRL; this is encoded by the coding sequence TTGAGCTACGACGTCGTCATCCTCGGCCTCGGTTATGTCGGGCTGCCACTCGCGCAGCAGGCGATCCGGGCCGGCATGTCGGTCCTCGGCTTCGACATCGACCAGACCGTGGTGCGGGCGCTCGCCGAAGGCCGCTCGCACGTGGACGACCTGAGCGACACCGATGTGGAGAAGATGCTGGCCGGCGGCTTTCTGCCGACCTCCGACGAGACCCTGATCGGGCAGGCCCGGACCGCGGTCATCTGCGTGCCCACACCACTCGCCGAGGGGGACGGGCCGGACCTGCGGGCGGTCCTCGGCGCCACCTCCGCGATCGGCCGCAACCTGCGGCCCGGCATGCTGGTCGTGCTGGAGTCGACCACCTATCCGGGCACCACCGACGAGGAGGTCCGGCCCCGACTCGAACAGCTCTCCGGGCTCACCGCCGGCATCGACTTCCACCTGGCGTTCTCACCCGAGCGGATCGACCCGGGCAACGAGGTGTACGGCGCGCACAACACCCCGAAGGTGGTCGGCGGCTACACCCCGGCCTGCACCGACCGCGCCGAGGCGTTCTACGGCCGGTTCGTCGAGACCGTGGTGCGGACCCGCTCGACCCGGGAGGCGGAGACCGCGAAGCTGCTCGAGAACACCTACCGCCACGTCAACATCGCGCTGGTCAACGAGATGGCCCGGTTCTGCCACGAGCTCGACATCGACCTGTGGGACGTGATCCACGCGGCGTCCACGAAGCCGTTCGGGTTCCAGGCGTTCTACCCCGGTCCGGGCGTCGGCGGCCACTGCATCCCGATCGACCCCAACTATTTGTCGCACAACGTCCGCAGCAAGCTCGGCTATCCGTTCCGCTTCGTCGAGCTGGCCCAGGAGATCAACACGACGATGCCCGCCTACGTGGCCCGCCGCGCCCAGAACCTGCTCAACGCCGACGGCCACGCGGTCCGCGGCGCGACGGTCCTGCTGCTCGGCATCACCTACAAGGCCAACATCGCCGACCAGCGCGAATCCCCGGCCGCCCCGCTGGCCCGCCAGTTGGCCGCCCTCGGCGCCACCGTCGCCTACCACGACCCGCACGTCACCACCTGGGAACTCGACGGCGTCCCGGTCTCCCGCACCGACGACCTGGAGGGTGCGGCCGCCTCCGCCGACCTGGTGATCCTGGTTCAGAACCACCGCCAATACGACCCGGACCAGCTGGCCCGGATCGCGAAGCGCTTCTTCGACACCCGGGGCGTCACCACGGCCCGCGAGGCCCACCGCCTCTGA
- a CDS encoding stealth family protein, with protein sequence MALRQVLRLAPWPVRRRIFETVEARVLPRVAPERRLRVARTFMPLAPGRVRGAGGATLRVRTNAGVLTARADPAAAPAEVRRSNLDRVGKALDEAGVDWFRVPIRAAGRTAVAVRAADRPEALAALRRHVADDRGSLRVTRPGRRRKAPQVVSVCWPVTDPGGSLVLGHDLACEVEFWNERDGRLVSPRRNPVADSIPAGEPVTVAAEPVFGSFSAPGDTTGYRTRRIFTSVDPDRVDFPIDVVYTWVDGGDPDWQRRKARALAENPWVGEVSTQAANDSRFASRDELRYSLRALHCFAPWVRRVFLVTDDQAPAWLDRTHPRLTVVSHREIFGDTGRLPTFNSQAIESRLHRIPGLAEHFLYLNDDVILGRPVTPEMFFTPGGLTKFFASAARVDTAPRGPADRPADSAAKNNRRLIQETFGRMLTRKMMHTPHPSRRSVIAEIEARFGEQVSATAGHQFRHPDDISLLSSLQQYYAYLTGKAAPGRIRYLYTDLSEPVTPFRLARLLRNRDVDAFCLNDVDVHSAAVADQEALVAEFLPAYLPFTSPFELQHRNVRTIAAPRQPSPGRDDRPVPPGVALPPVA encoded by the coding sequence GTGGCCCTGCGACAGGTCCTGCGGCTGGCCCCCTGGCCGGTCCGCCGGCGGATCTTCGAGACGGTCGAGGCGCGAGTCCTGCCCCGGGTCGCACCGGAACGACGGCTGCGAGTGGCACGGACCTTCATGCCGCTGGCGCCCGGTCGGGTCCGCGGCGCCGGTGGAGCGACGTTGCGCGTACGGACGAATGCCGGTGTCCTGACCGCCCGCGCCGACCCGGCCGCCGCACCCGCCGAGGTCCGCCGAAGCAACCTGGACCGGGTCGGCAAGGCGCTCGACGAAGCCGGTGTCGACTGGTTCCGGGTACCGATCCGGGCGGCCGGCCGGACCGCCGTGGCGGTCCGGGCCGCCGATCGTCCGGAGGCCCTCGCCGCGCTCCGGCGGCACGTCGCCGACGATCGGGGATCACTGCGGGTGACCCGGCCCGGCCGCCGCCGGAAGGCCCCCCAGGTGGTGTCGGTGTGCTGGCCGGTCACCGACCCGGGCGGCAGTCTGGTGCTCGGGCACGACCTGGCCTGCGAGGTCGAGTTCTGGAACGAACGGGATGGTCGGCTGGTCTCGCCGCGGCGCAACCCGGTGGCCGACTCGATCCCGGCCGGCGAGCCGGTCACGGTGGCCGCGGAACCGGTGTTCGGGTCGTTCAGCGCACCCGGCGACACGACCGGCTACCGCACCCGCCGGATCTTCACCTCGGTCGACCCGGACCGCGTCGACTTCCCGATCGACGTGGTCTACACCTGGGTGGACGGCGGTGACCCGGACTGGCAGCGGCGAAAGGCCCGGGCGTTGGCCGAGAACCCGTGGGTGGGCGAGGTCAGCACCCAGGCCGCCAACGACTCGCGGTTCGCCAGCCGGGACGAGCTGCGCTACTCGCTGCGCGCCCTGCACTGCTTCGCGCCCTGGGTGCGCCGGGTCTTCCTGGTCACCGACGACCAGGCGCCGGCCTGGCTGGACCGGACCCACCCGCGGCTCACCGTGGTGTCGCACCGGGAGATCTTCGGCGACACCGGACGGCTGCCGACCTTCAACTCGCAGGCCATCGAGTCGCGGCTGCACCGGATCCCGGGACTGGCCGAGCACTTCCTCTACCTGAACGACGACGTGATCCTGGGCCGGCCGGTCACCCCGGAGATGTTCTTCACGCCGGGCGGGCTGACCAAGTTCTTCGCCTCGGCGGCCCGGGTCGACACCGCGCCCCGTGGCCCCGCCGACCGGCCCGCCGACTCGGCCGCCAAGAACAACCGGCGGCTCATCCAGGAGACGTTCGGCCGGATGCTCACCCGCAAGATGATGCACACCCCGCACCCGTCGCGGCGCAGCGTCATCGCCGAGATCGAGGCCCGGTTCGGCGAGCAGGTGAGTGCCACCGCCGGACACCAGTTCCGACATCCCGACGACATCTCGCTGCTCTCGTCGCTGCAGCAGTACTACGCGTACCTCACCGGGAAGGCCGCGCCGGGCCGGATCCGCTACCTGTACACCGACCTGTCCGAGCCGGTGACGCCGTTCCGGCTGGCACGGCTGTTGCGCAACCGGGACGTCGACGCGTTCTGCCTCAACGACGTGGACGTGCACAGCGCCGCCGTCGCCGATCAGGAAGCCCTGGTCGCCGAGTTCCTGCCGGCCTATCTGCCGTTCACGTCGCCGTTCGAACTACAGCACCGGAACGTCCGCACCATCGCGGCGCCCCGGCAGCCGAGCCCCGGCCGGGACGACCGGCCGGTCCCTCCGGGTGTGGCGCTGCCGCCCGTCGCCTGA
- the ffh gene encoding signal recognition particle protein, protein MFDTLSDRLSGIFGKLRGKGKLTDADIDATAREIRLALLEADVALPVVKAFIASLRERARGAEVSQALNPAQQIIKIVNEELIQILGGEGRRLQFAKQPPTVIMLAGLQGSGKTTLAGKLSRWLKNQGHQPLLVACDLQRPNAVNQLQVLAQRAGVDVYAPQPGNGVGDPVQVARDSIEHAKRTAKDIVIVDTAGRLGIDAEMMQQAADIRAAVDPDEVIFVIDAMVGQDAVRTAEAFRDGVGITGVVLSKLDGDARGGAALSVRHVTGQPILFASTGEKLEDFDVFHPDRMAGRILDMGDLLTLIEQAEQAFDEDQKEKMASKLLGGEQFTLEDFLDQLIAVRRMGPIANIIGMMPGMGQLKGQLDELDDSHFDRVTAIIRSMTPGERTNPKIINGSRRLRIANGSGVTVMDVNQLLNRFTDAQKMMKQMTGMMGLPGGRRSATKSSKNKRKPGKGGGRPRVGGRPGGMPAGFPGGMPQLPPGLDPGALGGGQGVPPGFKLPKLDFNKLSKPPKDDNR, encoded by the coding sequence GTGTTTGACACTTTGAGTGACCGCCTCTCCGGGATCTTCGGCAAGCTCCGCGGCAAGGGCAAGCTCACTGATGCCGACATCGACGCCACCGCACGCGAGATCCGTCTCGCGCTGCTGGAGGCGGATGTCGCGCTGCCCGTGGTCAAGGCGTTCATCGCCAGCCTGCGTGAGCGGGCCCGGGGCGCCGAGGTCTCCCAGGCGCTCAACCCGGCCCAGCAGATCATCAAGATCGTCAACGAGGAGCTCATCCAGATCCTCGGCGGCGAGGGGCGGCGGCTGCAGTTCGCCAAGCAGCCGCCGACCGTGATCATGCTGGCCGGTCTGCAGGGTTCGGGTAAGACCACGCTCGCCGGCAAGCTCAGCCGCTGGCTGAAGAACCAGGGCCATCAGCCCCTGCTGGTCGCCTGTGACCTCCAGCGCCCCAATGCGGTCAACCAGCTCCAGGTGCTCGCCCAGCGGGCCGGGGTGGACGTCTACGCCCCCCAGCCGGGTAACGGCGTCGGCGACCCGGTCCAGGTCGCCCGCGACTCGATCGAGCACGCGAAGCGGACGGCGAAGGACATCGTCATCGTCGACACCGCCGGTCGTCTCGGCATCGACGCCGAGATGATGCAGCAGGCCGCCGACATCCGGGCCGCGGTCGACCCGGACGAGGTCATCTTCGTCATCGACGCGATGGTCGGTCAGGACGCGGTGCGCACCGCCGAGGCCTTCCGTGACGGCGTCGGCATCACCGGTGTGGTGCTCTCCAAGCTCGACGGCGACGCCCGCGGTGGTGCCGCGCTCTCCGTCCGGCACGTCACCGGCCAGCCCATCCTCTTCGCGTCCACCGGCGAGAAACTGGAGGACTTCGACGTCTTCCACCCGGACCGGATGGCCGGCCGGATCCTCGACATGGGCGACCTCCTGACCCTCATCGAGCAGGCCGAGCAGGCCTTCGACGAGGATCAGAAGGAGAAGATGGCCAGCAAGCTGCTCGGTGGTGAGCAGTTCACGCTGGAGGACTTCCTGGACCAGCTGATCGCGGTCCGCCGGATGGGCCCGATCGCCAACATCATCGGCATGATGCCGGGCATGGGTCAGCTCAAGGGCCAGCTCGACGAGCTCGACGACAGCCACTTCGACCGGGTCACCGCGATCATCCGCTCGATGACCCCGGGTGAGCGCACCAACCCGAAGATCATCAACGGCTCCCGCCGGTTGCGTATCGCCAACGGCTCCGGCGTCACCGTCATGGACGTCAATCAGCTGCTCAACCGCTTCACCGACGCGCAGAAGATGATGAAGCAGATGACCGGCATGATGGGCCTGCCGGGCGGCCGTCGCAGCGCGACCAAGAGCTCGAAGAACAAGCGCAAGCCGGGCAAGGGTGGCGGTCGGCCGCGGGTCGGCGGGCGTCCGGGTGGGATGCCGGCCGGGTTCCCGGGTGGCATGCCGCAGCTGCCGCCGGGGCTCGACCCGGGTGCGCTCGGTGGGGGCCAGGGCGTGCCGCCCGGGTTCAAGCTGCCGAAGCTCGACTTCAACAAGCTGAGCAAGCCGCCGAAGGACGACAATCGTTGA
- a CDS encoding Uma2 family endonuclease, translated as MTAALQLPDKQDWTVDDLAGLPPDLNYELIDGRLILPTPTLVHQVLGVELVLMLRPNCPRGYVPAPDLSLKINRRNEPRPDVVVTNLRYAARTPVPVDGAMLVIEVVSPTSQLRDMNAKTAVYAAAGVEHYWIVDPTIDGDVTMTVLQRFGGGSYERVTCTSKVFSTEVPYPITIDLPALTALRDEYLAAQDEA; from the coding sequence ATGACCGCTGCCCTTCAGTTGCCTGACAAGCAGGACTGGACCGTCGACGACCTGGCCGGCCTTCCGCCGGATCTCAACTATGAGTTGATCGACGGAAGGCTGATCTTGCCGACCCCCACCCTTGTCCATCAGGTCCTCGGCGTTGAGTTGGTCCTCATGCTGCGACCCAACTGTCCGCGCGGCTATGTGCCCGCGCCCGACTTGTCGCTCAAGATCAATCGTCGAAACGAGCCGCGTCCCGACGTGGTCGTCACTAATTTGCGATACGCAGCGAGAACGCCCGTGCCGGTCGATGGCGCGATGCTGGTCATCGAGGTTGTCTCGCCGACCTCCCAACTCCGGGACATGAACGCGAAGACTGCGGTCTACGCTGCGGCCGGCGTTGAGCACTACTGGATCGTCGATCCGACCATTGACGGTGATGTGACGATGACCGTCCTCCAGCGCTTCGGAGGCGGTTCCTACGAGCGTGTCACCTGCACCAGCAAGGTCTTCAGCACTGAGGTGCCATATCCGATCACCATCGATCTGCCGGCTTTGACCGCGCTTCGCGACGAGTACCTCGCTGCGCAGGATGAGGCTTGA
- a CDS encoding amidohydrolase family protein: MAFHVRGTVLPDGEVRDLWLVGDRVTYEPVAGAETISDGGFVVPGLVDAHCHLGIAFGAKPIESVDQARELAVIDRDVGVLALRDAGSPFPYPELDDEPGVPRLARAGRHVAAPRRYLRDIGVEVAADEVAAAVTEQAKAGTGWVKLVGDWIDRAVGDLAPSWDAATMAAAVEAAHSAGARAAVHTFSEEGVEIMVKAGVDSVEHGTGLTLDLIDEMARRGTALVPTMINIRTFGKIADSARGKFDGYADHMVALRDRFPSVVLAAHEAGVPIYIGTDAGGGIRHGLAAEEMLYLHEAGIPAADVLAAASWRARDWLGFPGLVEGGLADLVVYEADPRADLRVVRAPRRIVLRGAVVK; this comes from the coding sequence ATGGCGTTTCATGTGCGTGGGACGGTTCTGCCGGACGGTGAGGTTCGGGATCTGTGGCTGGTGGGGGACAGGGTCACCTACGAGCCGGTGGCCGGAGCCGAGACGATCAGTGACGGCGGGTTCGTCGTTCCGGGGCTCGTCGACGCGCACTGCCACCTCGGCATCGCCTTCGGGGCGAAACCGATCGAGAGTGTCGACCAGGCGCGTGAGCTGGCCGTCATCGACCGCGACGTGGGTGTCCTGGCCCTGCGTGACGCGGGTTCGCCTTTTCCGTACCCCGAATTGGATGACGAACCGGGCGTGCCCCGCCTGGCCCGCGCCGGGCGCCACGTCGCCGCCCCTCGCCGTTATCTGCGGGACATCGGCGTCGAGGTGGCCGCCGACGAGGTCGCCGCAGCGGTCACCGAGCAGGCGAAAGCCGGGACCGGCTGGGTGAAGCTGGTCGGCGACTGGATCGACCGGGCCGTCGGCGACCTGGCGCCCAGTTGGGACGCCGCGACCATGGCCGCCGCCGTCGAGGCCGCCCACTCCGCCGGAGCCCGGGCCGCGGTGCACACGTTCTCCGAGGAGGGCGTGGAGATCATGGTGAAGGCCGGGGTCGACTCGGTGGAGCACGGCACCGGGCTCACCCTCGACCTGATCGACGAGATGGCCCGCCGCGGGACGGCCCTGGTGCCCACGATGATCAACATCCGGACGTTCGGGAAGATCGCCGATTCGGCGCGCGGCAAGTTCGACGGCTATGCCGACCACATGGTCGCGCTGCGCGACCGGTTCCCGTCGGTGGTGCTCGCCGCCCACGAGGCGGGTGTGCCGATCTACATCGGCACCGACGCGGGCGGCGGCATCCGGCACGGCCTGGCCGCCGAGGAGATGCTCTACCTGCACGAGGCGGGCATCCCGGCGGCCGACGTGCTGGCCGCCGCGTCCTGGCGGGCCCGCGACTGGCTGGGTTTCCCCGGCCTGGTCGAGGGTGGCCTCGCCGACCTGGTGGTCTACGAGGCCGACCCACGTGCCGACCTGCGGGTGGTGCGGGCGCCCCGCCGGATCGTGCTGCGGGGCGCCGTCGTCAAATGA
- a CDS encoding sigma-70 family RNA polymerase sigma factor, translating to MDFDDFYRDTARRLARYAYGLTGDAVEAQDLVQEAYARAWQRWRRLSGYDDPEAWLRLVVNRLSADRWRRLGIRRARAAAEPPPPTVSPPSEDLVLLVRAMRDLPEKVRRALALHYLLDRSIADIAAETGATQNTVKSWLFRGRTLLAAALEDTSVMAQEGARRAR from the coding sequence ATGGACTTCGATGACTTCTACCGGGACACCGCCCGGCGGCTGGCCCGGTACGCCTACGGGCTCACCGGCGACGCGGTGGAGGCGCAGGACCTGGTCCAGGAGGCGTATGCGCGCGCCTGGCAACGGTGGCGGCGCCTGTCCGGGTACGACGACCCGGAAGCCTGGCTGCGGCTGGTGGTGAACCGGCTGTCCGCGGACCGGTGGCGACGGCTCGGCATCAGACGGGCCCGGGCCGCCGCCGAACCGCCGCCGCCGACGGTCAGCCCGCCCTCCGAGGACCTGGTGTTGCTGGTACGGGCGATGCGCGACCTGCCGGAGAAGGTGCGGCGAGCGCTCGCCCTGCACTACCTGCTGGACCGGTCGATCGCCGACATCGCCGCCGAGACCGGTGCGACCCAGAACACCGTCAAGTCCTGGCTGTTCCGCGGCCGCACCCTGCTCGCGGCCGCGCTCGAGGACACCTCCGTGATGGCACAGGAAGGAGCCCGCCGTGCCCGCTGA
- the proS gene encoding proline--tRNA ligase — translation MARVLTPRAEDFPRWYQDLIAKAQLADNGPVRGTMVIRPVGYAIWERMQGDMDARIKEQGVQNAYFPLFIPENYLRREADHVEGFSPELAVVTHAGGKELAEPLVVRPTSETVIGEFMAKWVDSYRDLPLLLNQWANVVRWELRPRTFLRTTEFLWQEGHTAHATEADAREHARDIHKNVYEAFMTEMLAIPVIPGRKTKGERFAGATNTMTVEAMMGDGKALQMGTSHELGQNFAKAFDITYSSAERTVEHAWTTSWGTSTRMLGGLIMVHGDDNGLRLPPRLAPVQVQIMVVKAGEGVTEAAEQLRKDLKAAGVRVKLDDRADIPFGRRAVDAELQGIPIRIEVGPRDLANGNAVVARRIDGTKSPIALAEVANAVVAALKADQQRLYDDALAFREERTVEVKTLAEAIEASQTGFARVPWSAVGEAGEKEANGKAITVRCLTREDGSMPESDEEPDLIAYLGRSY, via the coding sequence ATGGCTCGCGTGCTCACTCCCCGTGCGGAGGACTTCCCCCGCTGGTACCAGGACCTCATCGCCAAGGCGCAGCTCGCCGACAACGGCCCGGTGCGCGGCACGATGGTGATCCGTCCGGTCGGTTACGCGATCTGGGAGCGGATGCAGGGCGACATGGACGCCCGCATCAAGGAGCAGGGCGTCCAGAACGCGTACTTCCCGCTCTTCATCCCGGAGAACTATCTGCGCCGTGAGGCCGACCACGTCGAGGGCTTCTCGCCGGAGCTGGCCGTGGTCACCCACGCCGGTGGCAAGGAGCTGGCCGAGCCGCTGGTCGTGCGCCCCACCAGCGAGACCGTGATCGGCGAGTTCATGGCCAAGTGGGTCGACTCGTACCGTGATCTGCCTCTCCTGCTCAACCAGTGGGCCAACGTGGTCCGGTGGGAGCTGCGCCCGCGTACCTTCCTGCGCACCACCGAGTTCCTCTGGCAGGAGGGCCACACCGCGCACGCCACCGAGGCCGACGCCCGCGAGCACGCGCGTGACATCCACAAGAACGTCTACGAGGCGTTCATGACCGAGATGCTGGCCATCCCGGTCATCCCCGGCCGCAAGACCAAGGGCGAGCGGTTCGCCGGCGCCACCAACACGATGACCGTCGAGGCCATGATGGGCGACGGCAAGGCGCTGCAGATGGGCACCTCGCACGAGCTCGGACAGAACTTCGCGAAGGCGTTCGACATCACCTACTCGTCGGCCGAGCGGACCGTCGAACACGCCTGGACCACGTCGTGGGGCACCTCCACCCGGATGCTCGGCGGCCTGATCATGGTGCACGGCGACGACAACGGCCTGCGGCTTCCGCCGCGCCTCGCGCCGGTCCAGGTCCAGATCATGGTGGTCAAGGCGGGCGAGGGCGTCACCGAGGCGGCGGAGCAGCTCCGCAAAGACCTCAAGGCCGCGGGTGTACGGGTGAAGCTCGACGACCGCGCGGACATCCCGTTCGGCCGTCGCGCGGTGGACGCGGAGCTGCAGGGCATCCCGATCCGGATCGAGGTCGGCCCGCGCGACCTGGCGAACGGCAACGCCGTGGTGGCCCGCCGGATCGACGGCACCAAGTCACCGATCGCGCTGGCCGAGGTGGCGAACGCGGTGGTGGCCGCGCTCAAGGCCGACCAGCAGCGCCTCTACGACGACGCCCTGGCGTTCCGTGAGGAGCGCACGGTCGAGGTGAAGACGCTGGCCGAGGCGATCGAGGCGTCGCAGACCGGGTTCGCCCGGGTGCCGTGGTCGGCGGTCGGCGAAGCGGGTGAGAAGGAGGCGAACGGCAAGGCGATCACGGTGCGCTGCCTCACCCGCGAGGACGGTTCGATGCCGGAGTCGGACGAGGAGCCGGACCTGATCGCGTACCTGGGTCGTTCGTACTGA
- a CDS encoding DUF402 domain-containing protein, whose amino-acid sequence MRFEPGRLILHRDTHHGRIAFVHPGRVISDDDRGLLIWVARGSTIAVETTLDGRFPRELAFPDWMAASRECRIAQWRGPGVLRFFPPGENHSVWFFRDDEGVFTGYYVNLEEAAIRWDDGVAAGIDVIDQDLDIVAGVDRVWRWKDEDDFAERLAFPELYWVPDEAAVWAEGRRVIASIEAGEFPFDGTWTDFRPDPSWPTPAELPPGWDRPVVARLGESPARLAE is encoded by the coding sequence GTGCGCTTCGAACCGGGTCGGCTGATCCTGCACCGCGACACCCATCACGGCCGGATCGCCTTCGTGCATCCGGGCCGGGTGATCTCGGACGACGACCGCGGGCTGCTCATCTGGGTGGCCCGCGGCTCGACCATCGCCGTCGAGACGACTCTGGACGGCCGGTTCCCGCGGGAGCTGGCCTTCCCGGACTGGATGGCGGCATCTCGGGAGTGCCGGATCGCGCAGTGGCGCGGCCCCGGTGTGCTGCGGTTCTTCCCACCCGGCGAAAACCACTCGGTGTGGTTCTTCCGGGACGACGAGGGCGTTTTCACCGGGTACTACGTGAACCTGGAGGAGGCCGCGATCCGCTGGGACGACGGTGTGGCCGCCGGGATCGACGTGATCGACCAGGACCTGGACATCGTGGCCGGCGTCGACCGGGTGTGGCGGTGGAAGGACGAGGACGACTTCGCCGAGCGTCTGGCCTTCCCGGAGCTGTACTGGGTGCCGGACGAGGCGGCGGTGTGGGCCGAGGGCCGGCGGGTGATCGCGAGCATCGAGGCGGGGGAGTTCCCGTTCGACGGCACCTGGACCGATTTCCGTCCGGATCCGTCCTGGCCCACCCCGGCCGAGCTGCCGCCGGGCTGGGACCGGCCGGTGGTGGCCCGGTTGGGAGAGTCGCCTGCTCGTCTGGCAGAATGA
- the rpsP gene encoding 30S ribosomal protein S16, whose product MAVKIRLLRMGKIRNPQYRIVVADSRTKRDGRAIEYIGIYQPKEHPSVIEVKSERVQYWLSVGAQPSEPVQRILEKTGDWQKFKGLPAPAPLLVAPSKQSKAEVYEAEAKAAAGLTDTKPATTPKKASKPAEAAEPNREAVAETAEDPAGAGADAN is encoded by the coding sequence GTGGCCGTTAAGATCCGGCTCCTGCGGATGGGCAAGATCCGCAACCCGCAGTACCGCATCGTCGTCGCCGACTCGCGCACCAAGCGCGACGGCCGCGCCATCGAGTACATCGGCATCTACCAGCCGAAGGAACACCCCTCGGTCATCGAGGTGAAGTCCGAGCGCGTTCAGTACTGGCTGTCCGTCGGCGCCCAGCCGTCCGAGCCGGTGCAGCGCATTCTGGAGAAGACCGGCGACTGGCAGAAGTTCAAGGGTCTGCCCGCCCCGGCTCCGCTGCTGGTCGCGCCGAGCAAGCAGAGCAAGGCCGAGGTCTACGAGGCGGAGGCCAAGGCCGCCGCTGGTCTGACCGACACCAAGCCGGCCACCACCCCGAAGAAGGCGTCGAAGCCCGCCGAGGCCGCCGAGCCGAACCGCGAGGCTGTCGCCGAGACGGCTGAGGACCCGGCCGGTGCCGGCGCCGACGCGAACTGA